The genomic interval AGTTCATCATCGTCAAGATCCGAAACATCCTGCCCTCCCAGCTGATAGGTTCCCGAGCTCAGGCGGTCCAGACAGCCCAGTACATTGAGACAGGTGGATTTTCCCGAACCGGATGCTCCCATGATGACGGCATATTCGCCGCGGTCAATGCGCAGATTGATCCCCTTCATGGCCGTCACGCGCAATGCGCCGTTAACATATTCCTTAACGGCGTTTTTCAGCTCGACGATCGCCTCGCTCATTGCTCTTCCTTAGCCTTCTTCTCTACGGTTTCACCGCCGTTTTCATCCTCTGCATCAAGCGGGCTTTTTTTCATCTGTGCATCCGCCTCCAGTTCCACTTCAGCATAAAGAAGCAGTTCTTCATCGAGTTCCAGTCCGGAAACAATCTCTATCGAATGCGTATTGAATTTTCCGATTTCAACTTCACGCAGTTCTTTACGGCCGCGCTTAACCACATACACGTAATGTTTTCCATCGCGCGAAACCACAGCCTGAATCGGCACATAAAGCACGTTTTTAAGCTCATCCGTAATAATCTCGACCGTGGCCGACATCCCCGGCTTGAGCTGCGCTTCAGTCTCGGTTGTGACATCCACCATAATCGTATAGGTCTTTACGCCCGAATTAAACCAGTTCTGCGAATCCGGCACGGCACTCACTTTTTCAATATTACCCTCCAGAACGAGCCCCGGAAGCGCATCCAGAGTCGCCACGGCATGCTGCCCTACCGACACTTTATCGATCATTGCCTCCGGAACACCCACTTTCAGATTCCAGGCCGAAAGGTCCGGATAAGAAAGAATTTTCTGCCGCATCTGAACCGTTGCGCCTTTTTCAATTTTCGGCCGATGCCGCTCCTTGGGATAAAATACCTGACCGTCAAAATCGGCATACACTTTGGTATTGGCAAATTCCTTTTCCTTCGTCGCCAGCTGATTCCGCTCAATCTCCAGGCGGGTCTTCTTCGATTCAATGCCGGCGATCTTACTCTGAATATCCGCTGCCTGGGATTTTTTCATGCGTTCCAGTGCCGACACAGCGTTGGATACCGCATTTTCAAGCTCCATTTTCCGTTTGATATGCGTGTAGTTTTTCAGAATTTCGAGATCGGCTTTTTTATTTTTAACCTCAATTTCCTTCCGTTCCACTCCCAGCAGATCGGCCTCCAGCTCAGTGCGGTTAGAGTAGCCTTTGTCATAGAGCTCCTGAGTGCCGGCCAGTTCGTTTCTTGCTTTTTTCAGTTCCTGCTCTGCCAGATAAATGTCCGACTGCGCCTTATCCACCTGCTGCTGATATTCCACATCTTCGTATTTCCTCAAATCCATCCGGGCCAGTTCCGCTTTCATTTTGGCCGTTTCCAGATCGGTGGCATTTTTCAGCTTCGCAATTTCCAGGTTTTCGATCGCCAGCTTCAGATTCGCTTCCGCCTCGGCCACATCGGACTGCTGGTCCAGATACCGTTCCTGCAGCTGTGCGGATTCCAGCTCAAAAAGCAGCTGTCCGTTCGTTACAAACGCCCCGTCGTCCACAATGCTCGTAATCTTGGCATCACGAAAGGCTTCGTTCTGAATATCCCGGCTTTGTTTTGCAAGCAGTTCACCCGACTGCAGAATACTCACCACCAGATCCCCTGCTGAACACGACAGAGGTTGGCCTCATCCATATCGATTTTATCCGGATCCGTTGCCGGACTCAGCAACAGTACCGCCACAACGGCGACCGCCACAACAAGCCCGATCTGTACCGGGCGTTTACTCAGTAGGTTCTTCTTTGGATTGCTCATACCACATTCCCTTAGGGTCAATTTCAAATCGTTCAATTGCATCCCAGAAACGCAGGCGGTTAATCGTATAATCCACCAGCGCACTGGTTGCTTCATTCCGGGAACTCAGCAGATCGTCCTGCGCATCCAGCAGATCCCGCGTCTGCACCTTCCCCTGTTGAAGCAGAAGCTCGGTATTCTCCACCCGCCGTTCAGACAACCGTACGGACAACAGACGGTTCTTATACACGGATCGGTTTCGCTCCAGTTTACGCCACAGGTCCCGCACATCGCGCCGGATATCATCCTCTTCCGCCTCCAGACTTCTGATCGCCTGGTCCAGCCGGATCTGTGCAATCCGGTAATCATTCCGTTTTTCCGTCCAGTCAAACGGAATATCCAGCGACACCGTCAAATCCTGACTGACCTGATCACTGCTTTCAAATCCCGGATCAGCCGTCACATTATAACTCGCGTCCAGATCCGGAAGAAAATCGCGGCGGGCAATTTCCACCAAACGTTTTCTGTCCTCAACGGCATCACGCTGATTAATGAGATCCAGCCGGTTGGAAAGAGCACTGTCCAGAGCAGTTTCCAGATCGATATCAAACTGAACCAGACCGCGCTCCTCCAGCAGTGTCAACTCCTGAGGGTCAGGTTCCACATTCAGATCAATAGGAATACCAAGTGTGTAACGAAAATCGTCCAGCGCCGCTTGATAGTTCGAGATCGCCAACGTCAGGCTGTCCGCCGCATTCAGTTCACTCTGTTTTGCCTGCGCAGCCTCAAACTCCTTAATGCGGCCGGCTTTCGCCATTGCTTCCGTCTGCTCACGGTTGGCAACCGCACTTTCATAGTTCCTCCGCTGGTTGATCAATTTATCACGAGTCTCCAGCGCGGAATAATACTGATCTGCAATATCAATCACAAAATCCTGTTGATAGCGTTTGAACTCCCGCACAGCATACACCATATCCCGCTCAGCCTGCCTGAGCTGCTCTTTCGCCACAAGCGGTCCGAATCCGTTCAGAAGGGGCTGAACAATATTCAAAGAAATGGCATTTCCTTCCGACGATGTGTCCGGCGAGGAAAATGCATTCAGAAACGCATGAGTAAATCCCAGCGAAACCTTCGCTCCGGAAACCAGTGTCCGCGAAATACCCAGCGTCAGATTTCCATCCACCCCGTTTTCACCGAACGTTTCAACGTTACCGTTCTCCTTGGAAATCCCGGTACTGGCCGCAACACTGGACGCACTGGTATCCCAGTTGAAGTCCTTCTGCGTTTCCGTCAGGTTCAATGCTTCAATGAAAAGGTTTTCTTTTGCGGCCTGATAGGAACGGCTGTTGGCCATGGCCAGAGCAATCGTATCAGCAAGACTGATCAACTGCACTTCTTCCTGCTTCCGGTCCATTTCCAACAACTGTTGAAGCAGTTCGTTTTCCTTTTCCCCAATGGAAAAAGTATCGGTCTCCCCAAAGGCGGACAGCTGCGCTCCGGCAATATTTCCGTAAGCCGCTTTATTCGCCCTCTTCTCCGCATAATTCCCGATTTTTGTACAAGAGGCCAGCAACAGAAATAACACTGCCCCGCCCGTCAACCTGAATGTTCTTAAATCCATAGCTCCCATAGACAATAGTAGACGCTCTTATCCGCAAATCCCGGACACCGGAAGCGAAAAAGTTATCGCGCGGATAATCTGTTACAGGCGGTTCACAACAGAGGCATTCTGTGCTACACATCTTCAGAAAAGAGGAAAACGGACGAAAAAAAATGGAACAGGTTCTCGTACTCATCAACCCCAAATCCGGCGTAGGCGGCCCATACCGTTACATTACGGCAGTGCAGGAAGCCTGGGATGATCCCTGGCACGACGTATATTATCAGTTCAGCCAGTCTGCCGCAGACGGTGCCGAAAAAGTAAGCCGCGCCGTAGAGCACGGTATCAACACCGTACTTGTTGTAGGCGGAGACGGCATGGTGAACACCATCGGTTCCGAACTGGTCGGAACCGATGTGCGGCTCGGCGTTCTTCCGGCCGGCAGCGGAAACGGCTTTGCCCGCCATTTCAAAACACCGCTTCAGCCTGTTCCCGCCGCTAAAGCCCTGCTTAACGGTCAAACCGCAAAAATCGATGTAGGGAAAGTCAACGACCGGCTATTCTTCGTGACCTGCTCCATGGCCTGGGACGCCGCACTTGTGGAAGCGTTCGAAAAATATCCGTTCCGCGGTATTGTTCCCTATGTTCTGGCCGGAGCTCAGCAGCTGCTCGAATACCGCGCACAGCCGTTTCATGTAAAAATCGATAATGAGGAACTGGAGCTTAAACATCCGCTGATTTTCACCATCGCCAACCTTTCCCAATTCGGCAGCGATGTCCTGGTGGCCCCTGACGCCAAAGCCGATGACGGCAATCTGGAACTGGTTGCCATCGAAACCAAAGACGTTCCGCTGGTCCTTGCACAGGTTCACCGCTTCATCGAAAAAACGTTCCACCAGCATCATCTGGTAACCAACCGTAATTTCAAAAAAATGACAGTCCGACGCGAAAATGACACCCCGATCCAGGTTGACGGCGAACTGTATCATGCCGAAGGCGATGTTCATATCGAAGTTCTTCCATCCGCACTGAATGTAATCGTTCCCTCTATATAGTTTCCCCTGATCCCCGACACACAATAAGCAGAATAGTTATGGATGATTTTTCAGAAGACGAGTTCTACATGCGTATGGCCCTGCGTGAAGCACAACAGGCCGCCGACGAAGGCGAAGTCCCCTGCGGAGCCGTAATTGTGCTCAACGGCGAAGTAATCGGCAAAGCACACAACCAGACCGAAATGCTCAACGACCCCACCGCACACGCCGAAGTACTCGCCATCACCCAGGCCACACAGACCGTCGGAAACTGGCGGCTCATCGATGCCGTCATGTATGTCACCAAAGAACCCTGTCCGATGTGCGCCGGCGCCCTGGTTCTTTCGCGCATGAAAAAAGTGGTCTGGGGCATGACCGATCCGGTTCGCGGCGGTGCAACGTCAAAATTCAATATTCTCAACGAAGCCGACCTGAATCATGCAGTAGAAACAGAAGCCGGTCTGCTCGAAGGAGAATGCCGTTTTGTGATGCAGGAATTTTTTCACAACCTGCGCAAAAAATCCAAAGACCGGAAAAAGCAGCGCCGGCTTAACGAAGATTCACCTGCAGATTAAGCAACCAGTCTGCCTGTCAGCGACAACTCGGAAGCCCGGGTAATTTCAACCGCCTGAAATGTGCCGACCAGATCGGCCGGCGCATCAGTAATCCGTACCGGAAGCTTACCTTCAGTCCGCCCCTGCAGCGCCCCTTCAGAGCGGGGATCAACACGTTCAACCAGCACTTTATAGGTTTTGCCGATCATCGCTTCATTATGCTCCAGCGATGTGCGCTTAAGCACTTCCGTCAGACGCGCCAGACGTTCACTTTTCTGCTTCGGCGTAACATCGTCCTCCCATCGGGCGGAACGGGCACCGACACGCGGGGAATACTTGGCAATGTAAGCCATATTGAATTTCACATCCTCCATCAGCTTTGCCGTATTCTCCAGCTGCTCATCGGTCTCGCCGGTAAAACCGACAATGATATCAGTGAAAATGGTAGCCGTCGGCAGCAGCTCCCGAATATCGCGTACAATCTTCATATAGGCTTCAATGCTGTAATTACGGTTCATCCTGCGCAGCAGTTTTTCATCGCCGCTCTGCACCGGCAGATGAATCTGCTTGGCCAGACACTCATAATCAGCAATCGCTTCAATCACATCCCGCGTCATATCCCGCGGATGCGGAGAAGTAAAGTATACCCAGAAATCCCTGCCGCTGGCATTCCCCAGTTCGCCGATTTTCCGCAGCAGTTCTGCAAACGAAATCTCTTCGCCCTTTTTATCCAGCCCGTAGGAATTGACATTCTGGCCCAGCAACGTAATCGATTTCACATCGCGCTCAATCAGTTTTTGGACTTCTTCAAGAATATCACCGCTCAGGCGCGATACTTCCCGCCCGCGGGTATAAGGCACCGCACAGAACGAGCAGAATTTATCGCACCCATTCTGAATCGGGACAAAAGCTTCAAAATCCGAACTGTAGGTCGGGTCCACCTGCCAGAAATCAGTACGCTCGTCATGCCGCTCAATATCGGCAACCGGATTACGGACCGAAAACTCCGTAGCCACACCGCACTGCTGCAGCATCTTCGGCAGATCCGGCAGCTCGTTCATCCGGAACACCAGATCGAACAATTTCAGAAATTTCACCTCATCGGCCGGCAGGATACAGCCGGAAACAAACGTTACCAACGGACGCTCATTCTTCCATTTATTCCACTTTGAGATTTTGCTGTAGACTTTATCAATGGCTTTCTGCCGCACCGAGCACGCCACAATGCCGATCAGATCCGCCTCCTCCTCGGAAGCGGTCATTTCAAAACCGTATTTTTCAATCACACTGCGGATCCGCTCGGAATCCGACTGGTTCATCTGACAGCCTAAAGTGACAACGCAACATTTCATGAGTACATCCGATCGGACCACAGGATCTTATCCTGCACATCCTGAAATCCTATCTGAAATTAAAAGTAGACCTCGGTATGAATCTGAGCCGTGGGCAGCCCTTTATCCTGCAGCATATCGAAGACTTCATAGATCATATCGCAATTACCGCACAGAAACGCATTGGTTTCCGGGGCGATCTCCAGATCCCGCAGATAGTCCGTCACACGCCCTTTAAAATCACCGCCCTCTTCGCGCGACACACAATGGAAATAATGATCCCCGTAGAAATCGGATTCGTAGGATTCATCCACCCGGGCTGTACCATGAATCAGGCGATAGCTGAGCCCTTCATACGATTCGGCAAAACTGTGAAACGGTGAAATCCCGGTGCCGGTGGAAATCAGCAGCAGCGGTTTTTTCCGTATCTCATCCAGCAGTTTAAAATGGCCGTACGGACCGCCGACACTCACCGTTTCACCCACCTCGAGGTCACACAGCTGTTTCGAAACCAGACCGTCTTCCACCCGGCGAACGAGAACTTCAAGATAATCCGTTTTGTTAGCTCCGGAATAAACAGAATAGTCACGAATCTCCGGATCACCTTCCAGCCCGACCCGGATATACTGTCCCGGCTCGAACTCAAGCCCCTGGCGCTCAAAACGCACCACAGTGGTTTCCGGTGTCAAACGGCGGACCTCAAGAACCCTGCACGTATTTCTTTTCTTTGTTGTTGAAAGCATCTCTAACCTCGCTCTGCAAACAGTCCACATTTAGTGCTGTATCGATAAAGGCGGGTGTTTATAGTTCCCTGTCGTTGGAAAGTCAAACTGAACCGCCCGTATTTCCAGACACAGGAAAGCGGGCTTGCAAAAACCATATAAGCCGATACCTTGTGTCATCCTTGAAAGGATTTTCATCATCAACAGACAACCCGCCAGTTTAACCGCCTATTTCCGGCCGCTCCGCCTCGACATTGCAGGAACCATTCTCTTCGGCCTGCTCACCGTCGGATGCAGCCTGAGTATGCCGATCATCGTCCGCTGGATCATCGACGGCCTCCAGGAAGGCACCCTGACCACGCCGCTGCTGACCCGCTATTTTCTCTATTTTTTCGCCATCGGTTCGGTTTCGGTTGTTTTTTCGCGTTATCTGCGAAAAATCCCCATGCGCATGTCACACAAGGTCGAATGTGCACTGCGACACGATCTCTTCACCCACCTCACCGCCATGGATCAGGAATTTTTCCGCTCTGAACGCACCGGCGATCTGATGACCCGTCTCTCTTCCGATATCACCATCATCCGCGATTCCATCGGGCAGGGTTTCCTCCAGGGCTCGCGCACCATCCTGATGGCCGTAATGGCATCCGGCATCATGCTGACGACCGACTGGCAGCTCGCCCTGATCATCATCGGCCTGTTCACCCCGCTTGTACTCGCCTTTTTTATAGTGCTGCGGAAAATGCGCGTCTACCAGCAGGAACTGCAGGAACATGTCTCCGAGGTTTCGAACTATTCCCAGGAAACCTTTTCCGGCATTCGCTGCATCAAAGGCTTCGCCCTCGAAAAAAGGCGGAATGCCGAATTCGAAGAGCTGAATTCCGGCCTCATCACCAAAAACATGAAAGTAGCCACCACCCGCCACTTCCTCTTTTCCTTCATGGCGTTCGGTTTTACTATCGGCACCATTCTCATTCTCATTTTCGGCGGAAAAAAAGTCATCAATGGCGAGCTGACCATCGGAACCATCCAGCAGTTCATCTCCTACATCGCCATTCTCCAATGGCCGCTCCTGGCCATCAGCTGGGTGCTTTCCATGTTTGAACGCGGTCGCGTCAGCTGGAAGCGCGTAAAACAGATTCTCGACCGCGAACCCGGAATCCAAAATCCTGCCGAAATCCCGGACACCGGGAAAACGCCGGCACCGACTATTGTGTTCCGCGATCTCGACCTCGAAATTGACGGCCGAACCTTCCTTAAAAACATCAACCTTGAAATTCCGTGTGGCCAGACACTGGGGATTACCGGGCCGACCGGCAGCGGCAAAACCCTGCTTACTTCGCTCGTCGCACGCCTTTCCGATCCGACGCGCGGCAGTATCACCATCGGCGGAACCGATATACGGGAAATGCCACTAACCCGCCTGCGCGGAATGATAGGCTATGCCGCTCAGGAACCCGTACTCTTTTCCCGCACCCTGGAACACAATATCGGTTTCGGCCTGGAAGACCCCGATTTTTCAACCATTGGATGGGCCGCCGACATCGCCCACCTGCACGACGATGTTGCCGGATTCCCCGAACAGTACCAGACCATGCTGGGCGAACGCGGAGTAACCCTTTCCGGAGGCCAGCGGCAGCGCACCTCCATCAGCCGCGCCATTGCCCGCAAACCCGAAATTCTGATTCTCGACGATGTACTTTCCGCCGTCGACACCCAGACCGAAGCCGCCATCATGTCCAAACTTCAGCCGGTCATGAACGAGCGCACCACGTTGTTTGTCAGTCACCGCATTTCCACCTTGCGTTATGCCGACACCATCATTGTGATTGAAGACGGAAAAATCACACAGCGCGGCACCCACGAGGAACTGATTGCACAACCCGGCTATTACGCCGAGCTCAACACCATGCAACAGCTGCAGGAAAAACTGGAGGAAGAGCGATGAACAAATTCCGCCGCTTCCTCTCCTACGCTAAACCCTACGCCGGCTGGCTGATACTGGCATTCATCCTGATCATGG from Verrucomicrobia bacterium S94 carries:
- a CDS encoding oxidoreductase; this encodes MWTVCRARLEMLSTTKKRNTCRVLEVRRLTPETTVVRFERQGLEFEPGQYIRVGLEGDPEIRDYSVYSGANKTDYLEVLVRRVEDGLVSKQLCDLEVGETVSVGGPYGHFKLLDEIRKKPLLLISTGTGISPFHSFAESYEGLSYRLIHGTARVDESYESDFYGDHYFHCVSREEGGDFKGRVTDYLRDLEIAPETNAFLCGNCDMIYEVFDMLQDKGLPTAQIHTEVYF
- a CDS encoding diacylglycerol kinase family lipid kinase — protein: MEQVLVLINPKSGVGGPYRYITAVQEAWDDPWHDVYYQFSQSAADGAEKVSRAVEHGINTVLVVGGDGMVNTIGSELVGTDVRLGVLPAGSGNGFARHFKTPLQPVPAAKALLNGQTAKIDVGKVNDRLFFVTCSMAWDAALVEAFEKYPFRGIVPYVLAGAQQLLEYRAQPFHVKIDNEELELKHPLIFTIANLSQFGSDVLVAPDAKADDGNLELVAIETKDVPLVLAQVHRFIEKTFHQHHLVTNRNFKKMTVRRENDTPIQVDGELYHAEGDVHIEVLPSALNVIVPSI
- a CDS encoding nucleoside deaminase, whose translation is MDDFSEDEFYMRMALREAQQAADEGEVPCGAVIVLNGEVIGKAHNQTEMLNDPTAHAEVLAITQATQTVGNWRLIDAVMYVTKEPCPMCAGALVLSRMKKVVWGMTDPVRGGATSKFNILNEADLNHAVETEAGLLEGECRFVMQEFFHNLRKKSKDRKKQRRLNEDSPAD
- a CDS encoding ABC transporter ATP-binding protein encodes the protein MQKPYKPIPCVILERIFIINRQPASLTAYFRPLRLDIAGTILFGLLTVGCSLSMPIIVRWIIDGLQEGTLTTPLLTRYFLYFFAIGSVSVVFSRYLRKIPMRMSHKVECALRHDLFTHLTAMDQEFFRSERTGDLMTRLSSDITIIRDSIGQGFLQGSRTILMAVMASGIMLTTDWQLALIIIGLFTPLVLAFFIVLRKMRVYQQELQEHVSEVSNYSQETFSGIRCIKGFALEKRRNAEFEELNSGLITKNMKVATTRHFLFSFMAFGFTIGTILILIFGGKKVINGELTIGTIQQFISYIAILQWPLLAISWVLSMFERGRVSWKRVKQILDREPGIQNPAEIPDTGKTPAPTIVFRDLDLEIDGRTFLKNINLEIPCGQTLGITGPTGSGKTLLTSLVARLSDPTRGSITIGGTDIREMPLTRLRGMIGYAAQEPVLFSRTLEHNIGFGLEDPDFSTIGWAADIAHLHDDVAGFPEQYQTMLGERGVTLSGGQRQRTSISRAIARKPEILILDDVLSAVDTQTEAAIMSKLQPVMNERTTLFVSHRISTLRYADTIIVIEDGKITQRGTHEELIAQPGYYAELNTMQQLQEKLEEER
- the miaB gene encoding tRNA (N6-isopentenyl adenosine(37)-C2)-methylthiotransferase MiaB, yielding MKCCVVTLGCQMNQSDSERIRSVIEKYGFEMTASEEEADLIGIVACSVRQKAIDKVYSKISKWNKWKNERPLVTFVSGCILPADEVKFLKLFDLVFRMNELPDLPKMLQQCGVATEFSVRNPVADIERHDERTDFWQVDPTYSSDFEAFVPIQNGCDKFCSFCAVPYTRGREVSRLSGDILEEVQKLIERDVKSITLLGQNVNSYGLDKKGEEISFAELLRKIGELGNASGRDFWVYFTSPHPRDMTRDVIEAIADYECLAKQIHLPVQSGDEKLLRRMNRNYSIEAYMKIVRDIRELLPTATIFTDIIVGFTGETDEQLENTAKLMEDVKFNMAYIAKYSPRVGARSARWEDDVTPKQKSERLARLTEVLKRTSLEHNEAMIGKTYKVLVERVDPRSEGALQGRTEGKLPVRITDAPADLVGTFQAVEITRASELSLTGRLVA
- a CDS encoding TolC family protein, with translation MSMGAMDLRTFRLTGGAVLFLLLASCTKIGNYAEKRANKAAYGNIAGAQLSAFGETDTFSIGEKENELLQQLLEMDRKQEEVQLISLADTIALAMANSRSYQAAKENLFIEALNLTETQKDFNWDTSASSVAASTGISKENGNVETFGENGVDGNLTLGISRTLVSGAKVSLGFTHAFLNAFSSPDTSSEGNAISLNIVQPLLNGFGPLVAKEQLRQAERDMVYAVREFKRYQQDFVIDIADQYYSALETRDKLINQRRNYESAVANREQTEAMAKAGRIKEFEAAQAKQSELNAADSLTLAISNYQAALDDFRYTLGIPIDLNVEPDPQELTLLEERGLVQFDIDLETALDSALSNRLDLINQRDAVEDRKRLVEIARRDFLPDLDASYNVTADPGFESSDQVSQDLTVSLDIPFDWTEKRNDYRIAQIRLDQAIRSLEAEEDDIRRDVRDLWRKLERNRSVYKNRLLSVRLSERRVENTELLLQQGKVQTRDLLDAQDDLLSSRNEATSALVDYTINRLRFWDAIERFEIDPKGMWYEQSKEEPTE
- a CDS encoding efflux RND transporter periplasmic adaptor subunit gives rise to the protein MSILQSGELLAKQSRDIQNEAFRDAKITSIVDDGAFVTNGQLLFELESAQLQERYLDQQSDVAEAEANLKLAIENLEIAKLKNATDLETAKMKAELARMDLRKYEDVEYQQQVDKAQSDIYLAEQELKKARNELAGTQELYDKGYSNRTELEADLLGVERKEIEVKNKKADLEILKNYTHIKRKMELENAVSNAVSALERMKKSQAADIQSKIAGIESKKTRLEIERNQLATKEKEFANTKVYADFDGQVFYPKERHRPKIEKGATVQMRQKILSYPDLSAWNLKVGVPEAMIDKVSVGQHAVATLDALPGLVLEGNIEKVSAVPDSQNWFNSGVKTYTIMVDVTTETEAQLKPGMSATVEIITDELKNVLYVPIQAVVSRDGKHYVYVVKRGRKELREVEIGKFNTHSIEIVSGLELDEELLLYAEVELEADAQMKKSPLDAEDENGGETVEKKAKEEQ